The following DNA comes from Salegentibacter mishustinae.
CTTCCTCATCTATAGGCTTTAATAAGTAATCAACACTATTCAGCTTAAAGGCTTTTAGAGCATATTCATCGTAAGCCGTGGTAAAAATAACAGCGCTATTGATTTCTACCTTTTCAAAAATTTCAAAGGAAATGCCATCACTTAGTTGAATGTCCAGGAAAATAAGGTCTGGATGATCATTAGAATTAAACCAATTCACAGCTTCAGCTACAGAATGCAACATAGTCTCAGTTTCTATATTTAGCCTGGAGAGCATTCGTTGCAGCCTTCTTGCAGCAGGCTTTTCATCTTCGATAATTATAACTTTGGTCACAATAAGTTTTATAGGTTTATTATTCTATTTCCAGATCTTCTTTTTATCCTGATCCATTATTTCCTTGATTTTACGTTCTTCCCATTTCTTACCGAATATAAAATTAGGTCCGAAAACACTGGCCCAATGAGCAAACAATCCTATACCCCAGAAAAAGATGGTACTATAATTCGATAAATTGGATAAGCCGTTTATAAATCCTTCATCTTGAGTGGTCACAACAAAAATGGCAATATTTACAAATAAATAAACTACCAGGTGAACATAAAAGCCTTTAATATCCTTTACCCTTTTTTGAGCTGATTTATAACTAAAATTTTCTTTATAATTCGTTTTCATTATTTCCAGGATTTTGTTTTTAGTTTATCCTTATTCATTATTTCCTGAATCTTGCGCTCTTCCCACTCTGAACCATATCCAAATACTGAGAAACCATGAATTGTTACACCAATCCCCCATCCAAATAACGGGAACCAGAACCATTGGAAGCCCCAGTATGTGCTATAATTTATAAAAATTAAAAATGGGATCACCACGCAATAAGAGATCAAATTCCCATAAAATTCTTTCATCTCTTTTACTCTTTGCTTTGCTTTAAAATAAGCATTTTCCTCATTGATTTCGTTTGTTTCCATAATTGATATTTGTTTGGTTAATACTGGAATTTTTACTCTAAAAGTTTCTTCAGTTTGATCTATTAGTACTTTTCTCTGAGTAATCTCATTGTACCGATTTACAATATTTTGTAAACCCACGCCTTTTCTATTACTCAGTACTTCTTTTTTCTGATAATTGTTCTCGACTACGAGAAATTCGTCTTGTTCATAAATTTTTATCTTGAGGGGACGATTTTCACTTACAATATTATGCTTAATGGTATTTTCTAAAAGCAGCTGGAGGGAAAGAGGTACCACCTTAGCTTCCTCATTTGAAATTTCTTCGGGTATTTCAAATTCAATACTGTTTTCGAAACGCATTTTCAATAATTTCATATACGTACTGGCAAATTTCAATTCTTCCTCGAGACTCACTAACTCTTTATTTTTTTGCTCCAGAACATAGCGATAAATTTTAGACAAGCCGGTTGTAAATCGTTGCGCCTGGTCTGGATTCTCATCTATAAGTGAAGCCAACACATTGAGACTATTAAATAAAAAGTGCGGATCTAATTGATTTTTAAGTGCATCAAATTTTGCGGAAGCTGCCCCGGCAATTATTTTTTGCTCTTTTACTTTCTTTTCCTGTAAAGCTTTATAGAAATAAATAAGATGAAAAAACAGGGAAATAATGGTAGTAAATAGCAGCGGAAACAAGTATGTATACATTTTTTCGTTTGCTAAAAACTCTTGCAGCGGCACGCCTTCGTAGACCACATAATGCAGGACCCGACAAAGGAAAAATCCTATTAAAGTTAAAACTACAGCTCCAAAAGCTCCTAAAATCACCTTTTTTAAGGTGGCCTTTTCCCAGGTTATTTTTGCACCAAACCACCAGAAGTAACTGCCGTTAATGAAAGTGAGAATAAAACTATAAGCGAAAAAGAGAAACCAGGTTTCGAAACTCATAAATTTTTCCAGCTCAAAACCTCCAAAAACCAATTCTAAAGCAATAATGAGAATGGTGATCGCAAGACTAATTTTTAATATTTTCAGAAAAAATTTCATCGATTTTTATTTACAGAGCTAAGATGCGTGAAAGTAGTCTTCATTACTAATTAATATTTCTGAATTGTAGAAAAACGAAACTGAACCGTTAAATTCTTTAGAACCGATTTAAACTGCTTACGAAAAACTCTGGTTTAAATTTTCCTTAACATATAAATCAATAATTTAGAAGCTTAACCAATACCTAAATTATGAATATTTTTGAAGCTTTACGCCAGGAACATGAAATACAGCGAAACCTGGTCGCCAAACTGGTAGAAACCCACGGCGATACTCAGGAGCGCAAAAAGATCTTTGAGCAATTAAAACACGAATTGAAGATTCACGCTGATGCGGAAGAAAGGCATTTTTATATCCCACTGATCAAGAAAGACCTTACCCAGGAAAAGGCCAGACATAGCGTTGCAGAGCATCACGAGATGGATGAACTTATAGAGCAACTGGAAGATACAGAAATGGACGCTTCAAACTGGCTAAAGATAGCCAAGGAGCTTGAACATAAGGTAATTCATCATTTAGATGAAGAAGAACAGGAAGTTTTTCAAATGGCAGGGAAAGCATTAACCGATAACCAAAAGACTTCGCTTGCTTCAGACTATAATAAGGAAATTAAGAAAATGAGGTAATTCTAAAGAGTTTGACTCTAAACTTGATTGAGAGTGACATTTTTAAAAGCAAAAAAGCAGTAAGCGAGAGATTCACTTAACTGCTTTTTTTTCTGCTATATCCCGTTCTTATATCTCTTCTTTATCTACTTTCATTTGGTTTTCATAACCTTTAAACGGTCTGATAATTAGCCTTGCCGCTTTATCATAATTCCAGTAGTTATAAAGCCAGTTAAAGAAGGTGACCAATCGGTTTCTAAACCCAATTAGGAACCAAAGGTGCACAAACATCCAGATAAACCAGGCGAAAAATCCGCCAAAGGAACCTTTATCCAGGTCTACCACTGCCCGGTTTCTTCCTACCGTGGCCATAGTTCCTTTATCTTTATATTTAAAAGGTTCAAGCTTTTTACCTTCTACGATATTCATAATATTTTTGGCCAAATGTTTCCCCTGTTGAATTGCCGGTTGGGCAACCATTGGATGCCCTTTAGGGTAATCTTCGGTTTGCATTAGGGCAATATCACCAATGGCGAAAATATTTTCATAACCATTAATTTGGTTAAAAGCGTTTACTTCATACCTATTGGCCTTCTCCACCATTGCTTCTGCTTTTAAACCTTTTACCGGCGCACCGGTTACACCGGCTGCCCAAATAAAGGTTTCGGTTTTAAGCGCAAGATCGGTGTTGGTTGTTACCAAATGACCGTCATACTCTTCAACCATAGTATTTAAGTGAATTTTCACCCCTAGCTCTTCCAAAAACTCCTGGGCTCTTTTTGAAGATTTTTCACTCATTGGAGGCAGCACTCTATCCAAACCTTCCAAAAGATGAATATTCATCTCATTTGGATTAATATCAGGGTAATCGTTTGGAACAATATGGTTTTTGAGTTCGGCAATAGCACCACTAAGCTCTACACCAGTTGGCCCCGCTCCCACTAAAACAAAGTTTAATAGTGCTTTTCTTAATTCGGGATCATCGGTAATTACAGCTTGTTCTAAATTTTCCAGTATCAAACTACGAATATTCAATGCCTGCGGCACGGTTTTCATCCACATGCCGTTCTTTTCAATACTTTTATTTCCGAAGAAATTAGTCTTAGAACCGGTTGCAATCACCAGGTAATCGTAGATCAAATCTCCAATAGAGGTTTCAATCAAGCTTTTTTCGGGATTTATAGATTTCACCTCGGCCATTCTAAAAAGACATTTCTTACTATTACGTGTAATTTTACGCATAGGATAAGCGATAGAGTCTGGCTCCAGCCCAGAGGTTGAAACCTGGTAAAGTAAAGGCTGAAAGGTATGATAGTTATGACGGTCTAAAATTACAGTTTGGACATCTTCGCCAAGCAACTTTCTCACTATCGCCATTCCCGCAAAACCGCCACCAATAATAACGACTCTCGGTAAATTTGTTCTTGGAATATTCATAAGCTTGATTTTACTCGATAATCGAGATTTAGAATACGTTAAACTTCAATTTAATGTGCAGTATTCCTTTTTAATAATCAATCCCCGATTTAAAGGATTTTATCCAAATTTAAGTTTTCTCCTGCTTTGCCTGAAAAAATAAGGGCGCATTAACGATACTTTATACTTTTTTGTAACATTGCAAGCACTTGCGCTACATATAAGTGCTAACCAACTATTGTGAATAAGGAATTAGAACATCAGTTTGTAACCAACCTGGAAAAGCACCAGAACATTGCGCATAAGATTTGCCGAATCTATACGAACGATCAGGATTCGCACAACGATCTTTTTCAGGAAATTACCATTCAGCTCTGGAAAGCTTACCCAAAATTTAGAGGCGAAGCAAAGTTTAGCACCTGGATGTATCGTGTTGCACTAAATACTGCAATTACTTTATACCGAAAGAAAAAGAGAAGTATACCGACTCAGGATTTTGATACAGTAGATTTTAAGATAAAGGCAGAGGAATATGACGATGAAACTGAGCAGCAATTAAAAGTGATGTATTCTGCAATTCAGGAATTAAATGATATTGAAAAGGCCCTTGTTTTTTTATATCTCGAAGATAAAAATTACAGGGACATTTCTGAAACCCTTGGTATTACTGAAGTAAATGCAAGAGTGAAGATGAATAGGGTAAAAACAAAATTAAAGAACATTTTAAATCCTTAGTGAATAATGGATGGATTGGATTTATTAAAAAAAGACTGGAAAAAACGAGAAGCTAGCCTTCCGCATCTTTCCTACGACCAAATTTACCAAATGCTATGGAAGCGCTCGTCTTCTATAGTAAAGTGGATTTTTGTAATTAGTATTATTGAATTTTTATTCTGGGGAGTCATAAACATTTTTATGGCCGATCACGAATATTGGGAAGAAATGGAACAAATTCACCTAAAAGAATTTACCGTGGCCACCTATGTAATTAATTATGCCATTACCTTTTTCTTTATCTATTGTTTTTATAAGAATTACCGAAAAATATCTGCTACAGATAATGCGGCCGAATTGATGAAAAACATTTTACGCACCAAGAAAACCGTTAAATATTATATAGGCTATATTTTAATTTCCACTGCCCTGGTAGCTTTGATCTACACCTATTTTATGATGGATTATCACACATCTAGCACTGTGGTAGATGATATGGAGAAATATAGTTTTACTCCTCTACAGTGGTTAATGTTTGCGGGAATTATGATTGGTGGTCTCGCTGTTTTTCTTGGATTAATATGGTTATTTTACCGCGTGGTCTACGGAATTTTACTAAGAAGATTGAATAGAAACTATAAAGAACTCAAGAAGTTGGAGATTTAGAAATATCGCGCTCCTATAAATAAAAAATGGCTGTTTGAAATTCTATCAAACAGCCATTTTTTTATAAGTTATTTTAAAACCGCCTATACGTGAAGTGCACGGTTATCGGTAGCAGCAAGAGCAGCTTCCTTAACGGCTTCAGCGTAAGTTGGATGTGCATGGCTCATTCTGGCTATATCTTCTGCAGATGCTCTGTATTCCATTGCAGTAACAGCTTCAGCAATAAGATCGGCAGTACGAGCACCAATCATATGAACGCCTAAAACCTCATCAGTCTTTTCATCGGCAAGGATCTTTACAAATCCGTCTGTATCTCCACTTGCTCTGGAACGTCCAAGAGCACGCATTGGGAATTTCCCTTCTTTATATTTAACACCATCTTCTTTAAGTTGTTCTTCGGTTTTTCCTACCGAAGCAACTTCAGGCCAGGTATAAACAACACCTGGAATTAGGTTATAATCAATATGTGGTTTTTGTCCGGCGATAGTTTCAGCAACAAAAGTCCCTTCTTCTTCGGCTTTATGAGCCAGCATCACGCCTTTTACCACATCACCAATAGCATAAATGTTATCTGTATTGGTTTGTAGATGTTCGTTCACCTCAATTCTACCTTTGTTATCAACTTTTACTCCCGCAGCATCAGCATTTAAACCATCGGTAAAAGGTTTACGTCCTACAGAAACAAGACAGTAATCTGCCTTTATTTCAATTTCTTTATCCTTTTTATCGTCGGCTTTTATAATGATTTCATCGCCATTACGCTCTACAGATTTCACTTTGGTAGAAGTATGGAATTTTACACCTTGTTTCTTAAGCACCTTTTGAAGTTCTTTTGAAAGTGCAGCATCCATGGTAGGAATAATGCGGTCTAAAAATTCAACAACCGTAACCTCAGCTCCTAAACGACGGTAAACCTGACCTAATTCCAGGCCAATTACACCACCGCCAATTACGACCATGTGTTTAGGAATTTCCTTTAATTTTAAAGCTTCAGTAGAAGTAATTACTCTTTCTTTATCCAACTCGATAAACGGAAGGTTGGCCGGCTTTGAACCTGTAGCGATAATTGTTTTCGCCGCTTCAATGGTTTCTGTTTCACCATCGTTTTTTTCAATATTGATGTGGGTTTTATCTTTAAAAGATCCTACGCCTTCAAAAACATCAATCTTATTTTTATCCATCAGGAACTTCACTCCATCGCAAGTTTGACTTACTACTGAAGATTTACGCTCCATCATTTTCTCAAGGTTTACTTTCACCTCTCCCGGAATATCTATTCCGTGTTCTTCAAAATGTTTTACGGCATCGTGGTAATGGTGAGAGGAATCAAGTAAAGCTTTACTTGGAATACAACCAACATTAAGGCAGGTTCCTCCTAAAGTTGAATATTTTTCTATGATAGCAGTTTTCATTCCCAGTTGCGCGCAGCGTATAGCGGCCACATATCCTCCAGGGCCAGAACCTATAACTGCAACATCATATTTACTCATAATTTTGTTTTTTGTGTTGATTTTTGAACAAAGTAAACACAAAAGTACAACTATTCGTGGCAATGACCAATGTGGAAAAAATTATGCTTTAGGCTTTAACATAAACTGTTTTCTTATTAACAAACTCCGTCATTCCATCTTTTGCTAGCTCGCGGC
Coding sequences within:
- a CDS encoding 2TM domain-containing protein, which codes for MKTNYKENFSYKSAQKRVKDIKGFYVHLVVYLFVNIAIFVVTTQDEGFINGLSNLSNYSTIFFWGIGLFAHWASVFGPNFIFGKKWEERKIKEIMDQDKKKIWK
- a CDS encoding 2TM domain-containing protein; translated protein: MKFFLKILKISLAITILIIALELVFGGFELEKFMSFETWFLFFAYSFILTFINGSYFWWFGAKITWEKATLKKVILGAFGAVVLTLIGFFLCRVLHYVVYEGVPLQEFLANEKMYTYLFPLLFTTIISLFFHLIYFYKALQEKKVKEQKIIAGAASAKFDALKNQLDPHFLFNSLNVLASLIDENPDQAQRFTTGLSKIYRYVLEQKNKELVSLEEELKFASTYMKLLKMRFENSIEFEIPEEISNEEAKVVPLSLQLLLENTIKHNIVSENRPLKIKIYEQDEFLVVENNYQKKEVLSNRKGVGLQNIVNRYNEITQRKVLIDQTEETFRVKIPVLTKQISIMETNEINEENAYFKAKQRVKEMKEFYGNLISYCVVIPFLIFINYSTYWGFQWFWFPLFGWGIGVTIHGFSVFGYGSEWEERKIQEIMNKDKLKTKSWK
- a CDS encoding hemerythrin domain-containing protein codes for the protein MNIFEALRQEHEIQRNLVAKLVETHGDTQERKKIFEQLKHELKIHADAEERHFYIPLIKKDLTQEKARHSVAEHHEMDELIEQLEDTEMDASNWLKIAKELEHKVIHHLDEEEQEVFQMAGKALTDNQKTSLASDYNKEIKKMR
- a CDS encoding NAD(P)/FAD-dependent oxidoreductase, translated to MNIPRTNLPRVVIIGGGFAGMAIVRKLLGEDVQTVILDRHNYHTFQPLLYQVSTSGLEPDSIAYPMRKITRNSKKCLFRMAEVKSINPEKSLIETSIGDLIYDYLVIATGSKTNFFGNKSIEKNGMWMKTVPQALNIRSLILENLEQAVITDDPELRKALLNFVLVGAGPTGVELSGAIAELKNHIVPNDYPDINPNEMNIHLLEGLDRVLPPMSEKSSKRAQEFLEELGVKIHLNTMVEEYDGHLVTTNTDLALKTETFIWAAGVTGAPVKGLKAEAMVEKANRYEVNAFNQINGYENIFAIGDIALMQTEDYPKGHPMVAQPAIQQGKHLAKNIMNIVEGKKLEPFKYKDKGTMATVGRNRAVVDLDKGSFGGFFAWFIWMFVHLWFLIGFRNRLVTFFNWLYNYWNYDKAARLIIRPFKGYENQMKVDKEEI
- a CDS encoding RNA polymerase sigma factor, translating into MNKELEHQFVTNLEKHQNIAHKICRIYTNDQDSHNDLFQEITIQLWKAYPKFRGEAKFSTWMYRVALNTAITLYRKKKRSIPTQDFDTVDFKIKAEEYDDETEQQLKVMYSAIQELNDIEKALVFLYLEDKNYRDISETLGITEVNARVKMNRVKTKLKNILNP
- the lpdA gene encoding dihydrolipoyl dehydrogenase, coding for MSKYDVAVIGSGPGGYVAAIRCAQLGMKTAIIEKYSTLGGTCLNVGCIPSKALLDSSHHYHDAVKHFEEHGIDIPGEVKVNLEKMMERKSSVVSQTCDGVKFLMDKNKIDVFEGVGSFKDKTHINIEKNDGETETIEAAKTIIATGSKPANLPFIELDKERVITSTEALKLKEIPKHMVVIGGGVIGLELGQVYRRLGAEVTVVEFLDRIIPTMDAALSKELQKVLKKQGVKFHTSTKVKSVERNGDEIIIKADDKKDKEIEIKADYCLVSVGRKPFTDGLNADAAGVKVDNKGRIEVNEHLQTNTDNIYAIGDVVKGVMLAHKAEEEGTFVAETIAGQKPHIDYNLIPGVVYTWPEVASVGKTEEQLKEDGVKYKEGKFPMRALGRSRASGDTDGFVKILADEKTDEVLGVHMIGARTADLIAEAVTAMEYRASAEDIARMSHAHPTYAEAVKEAALAATDNRALHV